A section of the Falco peregrinus isolate bFalPer1 chromosome 3, bFalPer1.pri, whole genome shotgun sequence genome encodes:
- the SERINC2 gene encoding serine incorporator 2 isoform X2, with protein MIIPGVEKELHKLPGFCEGSGSVLGVQTHVNCDSFLGHKAVYRMGFAMAAFFFLFAVIMVCVRSSKDPRAAVQNGFWFFKFLVLVGITVGAFYIPDGVFTSVWFYFGVVGSFLFILIQLILLIDFAHSWNQLWLHNAGESNAKGWYAALCIITFIFYATSIAAIVLLYIYYTKPEACTEGKVLISINLILCLIISAVSILPKIQDAQPHSGLLQASLVTLYTIYVTWSALANVPTQTCNPTLLVRNSTGSVMATQTLTTWWDAPSIVGLTIFILCTLFISVRSSDHLQVNKLMLTEESAAGAGGEAAATESGLHRAYDNEQDGVSYNYTFFHFCLLLAALYIMMSLTNWYRPDESLQVLTSPWTAVWVKICASWAGLLLYLWMLVAPLVLLDRDFS; from the exons ATGATAATCCCCGGCGTGGAGAAGGAGCTGCACAAG CTCCCTGGCTTCTGTGAAGGCAGCGGATCGGTCCTGGGGGTCCAGACCCATGTCAACTGTGACAGCTTCCTGGGCCACAAAGCTGTGTACCGCATGGGCTTCGCCATGGCCgccttcttcttcctctttgctgTGATCATGGTGTGCGTGCGCAGCAGCAAGGACCCACGAGCCGCTGTGCAGAATGG cttctgGTTTTTCAAGTtcctggtgctggtggggatTACAGTGGGGGCCTTCTACATCCCCGATGGTGTCTTCACGTCAG TCTGGTTTTACTTCGGTGTGGTTGGCTCCTTCCTCTTCATCCTTATCCAGCTTATCCTCCTCATCGACTTTGCCCACTCCTGGaaccagctgtggctgcacaaTGCGGGAGAGAGCAATGCCAAGGGCTGGTATGCAG CCCTTTGCATCATCACCTTCATCTTCTATGCCACCTCCATTGCGGCCATAGTGCTGCTCTACATCTACTACACCAAGCCTGAGGCCTGCACGGAGGGCAAGGTCCTCATCAGCATCAACCTTATCCTCTGCCTCATCATCTCTGCTGTGTCCATACTGCCCAAGATCCAG GATGCTCAGCCACACTCGGGGCTGCTGCAGGCGTCCCTCGTCACCCTCTACACTATCTACGTTACCTGGTCTGCCCTGGCCAATGTACCAA CTCAGACCTGTAACCCCACGCTGCTGGTGAGGAACAGCACCGGCTCAGTAATGGCCACCCAGACACTGACAACCTGGTGGGATGCCCCGAGCATTGTGGGGCTGACAATCTTCATCCTCTGCACCCTCTTCATCAG CGTCCGCTCCTCGGACCACCTGCAGGTCAACAAGCTGATGCTGACGGAGGAGAGTGCGGCCGGGGCTGGAGGCGAGGCAGCAGCCACGGAGAGTGGGCTGCACCGTGCCTACGACAATGAGCAGGACGGCGTGTCCTACAACTACACCTTCTTCCacttctgccttctgctggctgccctctacatcatgatgaGCCTCACCAACTGGTACAG GCCAGATGAGAGCCTGCAGGTGCTGACGAGCCCCTGGACGGCCGTGTGGGTGAAGATCTGTGCCAGCTGGGCAGGGCTTCTGCTCTACCTCTGGATGTTGGTGGCtccactggtgctgctggaccGGGACTTCAGCTAA
- the SERINC2 gene encoding serine incorporator 2 isoform X1, protein MGACLGVCSLLSCLSCLCGSAPCLLCSCCPSAKNSTISRLLFTFFLFLGTLVSIIMIIPGVEKELHKLPGFCEGSGSVLGVQTHVNCDSFLGHKAVYRMGFAMAAFFFLFAVIMVCVRSSKDPRAAVQNGFWFFKFLVLVGITVGAFYIPDGVFTSVWFYFGVVGSFLFILIQLILLIDFAHSWNQLWLHNAGESNAKGWYAALCIITFIFYATSIAAIVLLYIYYTKPEACTEGKVLISINLILCLIISAVSILPKIQDAQPHSGLLQASLVTLYTIYVTWSALANVPTQTCNPTLLVRNSTGSVMATQTLTTWWDAPSIVGLTIFILCTLFISVRSSDHLQVNKLMLTEESAAGAGGEAAATESGLHRAYDNEQDGVSYNYTFFHFCLLLAALYIMMSLTNWYRPDESLQVLTSPWTAVWVKICASWAGLLLYLWMLVAPLVLLDRDFS, encoded by the exons TTGTCCTGTCTCTGCGGATCTGCGCcatgcctgctctgcagctgctgcccctcaGCCAAGAACTCCACCATCTCCCGCCTCCTCTtcaccttcttcctcttcctagGCACTCTCGTGTCCATTATTATGATAATCCCCGGCGTGGAGAAGGAGCTGCACAAG CTCCCTGGCTTCTGTGAAGGCAGCGGATCGGTCCTGGGGGTCCAGACCCATGTCAACTGTGACAGCTTCCTGGGCCACAAAGCTGTGTACCGCATGGGCTTCGCCATGGCCgccttcttcttcctctttgctgTGATCATGGTGTGCGTGCGCAGCAGCAAGGACCCACGAGCCGCTGTGCAGAATGG cttctgGTTTTTCAAGTtcctggtgctggtggggatTACAGTGGGGGCCTTCTACATCCCCGATGGTGTCTTCACGTCAG TCTGGTTTTACTTCGGTGTGGTTGGCTCCTTCCTCTTCATCCTTATCCAGCTTATCCTCCTCATCGACTTTGCCCACTCCTGGaaccagctgtggctgcacaaTGCGGGAGAGAGCAATGCCAAGGGCTGGTATGCAG CCCTTTGCATCATCACCTTCATCTTCTATGCCACCTCCATTGCGGCCATAGTGCTGCTCTACATCTACTACACCAAGCCTGAGGCCTGCACGGAGGGCAAGGTCCTCATCAGCATCAACCTTATCCTCTGCCTCATCATCTCTGCTGTGTCCATACTGCCCAAGATCCAG GATGCTCAGCCACACTCGGGGCTGCTGCAGGCGTCCCTCGTCACCCTCTACACTATCTACGTTACCTGGTCTGCCCTGGCCAATGTACCAA CTCAGACCTGTAACCCCACGCTGCTGGTGAGGAACAGCACCGGCTCAGTAATGGCCACCCAGACACTGACAACCTGGTGGGATGCCCCGAGCATTGTGGGGCTGACAATCTTCATCCTCTGCACCCTCTTCATCAG CGTCCGCTCCTCGGACCACCTGCAGGTCAACAAGCTGATGCTGACGGAGGAGAGTGCGGCCGGGGCTGGAGGCGAGGCAGCAGCCACGGAGAGTGGGCTGCACCGTGCCTACGACAATGAGCAGGACGGCGTGTCCTACAACTACACCTTCTTCCacttctgccttctgctggctgccctctacatcatgatgaGCCTCACCAACTGGTACAG GCCAGATGAGAGCCTGCAGGTGCTGACGAGCCCCTGGACGGCCGTGTGGGTGAAGATCTGTGCCAGCTGGGCAGGGCTTCTGCTCTACCTCTGGATGTTGGTGGCtccactggtgctgctggaccGGGACTTCAGCTAA